acaaatatccataatatATTTGGGGGGGGCGTGGGTGTAGTTTTAtaggttacttcctgctgattgggggcactggtaatctttgggggactctgagaaaatttaggattatggtcaagtcctgactggagtattctgtatGGTTGAATCACCTCAGCCAGTcatcttgaagctgttctggatgtagaactcagaaaaaaaaaacttctcctcTGAGACACTGAATCGTTGGAGATATcagctcctatcagagatttttcagggagtcttccttgatcaaacctgatttttcttaacccataatgaatccacagcctctcatttccagtggaaacaaaagcagaatctctttcccaaagtaacataccttttgacttaaattttgaagtcaagatatttttaaaatatgtaggaaGGTTTAATCTAACAGCtttcagaatcaaatgtctctcagcAGTTATTCACCCATTAACAATCAAAAATCTAAagacagccaggcggtggtggcgcacgcctttaatcccagcactcgggaggcagaggcaggaggatctctgtgagttcgagaccagcctggtctacaagagctagttccaggacaggctccaaaaccacagagaaaccctgtctcgaaaaaaaaaaaaatctaaagacaacacaataatatatataatcaagattctctgtgtattttccatctttatgtggcttatcatatttttattactcttatttctttcttaaagactttattttacccttcttttctctcccaagactatatatatatttttaaatacactgtgacTATTtataggtttctttctttctttctttctttctttctttctttctttgttttggatctatctttactgcatatctctatctttttctgaccacatgagtctttttttttaagatttatttatttattaagtatacagtgttctgcctgtatgcatgcctgcaggccagaagagggcaccagatctcattacagatggctgtaagccatgatgtggttgctgggaattgaactcaggatctttggaagagcaggcagtactcttaaccactgagctacctctccagccccttccccaaCATGAGTCTTTAAACTGCTAACTGGTTTGACTAGGACCAAAAAAGGCAGCTTTGGCAGCTGGTTTCAATCCACTCCTTAGTTTCCTGAGTGCCTAGCTTTATGGTGGCAGTACCAGTTGGGACCATGTTTACCATCCCAACTCTAAGAATTTTCTAAGTCCTGTCACTGAGTAGTGTGCCACCCACTGTTCATAAATCCCATTCAAGTATTTGGTGGTAGGATCTCTTATAGGAGCCACagggtttttgctgctaatgctgagtcaggaaaccatCTTTTAAAGTAGCTTGACACCAACAAACAGAGCCTCTCCAAGAAAAAATGGTTACCAAGAAGCCGAGTTTGAGTCcagttttgtgtgtttataattctttttaaagctttttcaggctttatgtggaaattcttgctgAATGTTTTGAGTTCAGACCCAAACAGCtagcagccacttcccaaattaccaTATAGAGGCTTACCATTACTTATAAACACACgatcaatagctcaggcttattattaactagcttttacatttaaagttaACCAATATTCCTTATTTGTGCTCTGTCACATggcagtaccttttctcagtacagcttTCCCATCTTGTTCTCTCCATGTCTGGcagtgtctcctgactctgcccttcttccaatCATCCTTAGgttggttgccccacctatacttcctgcctggctactggccaatcagcatttaattaaatCAGTTTGAATGATAAATCTTTATGgggtacaagaggattattccacagcatactTCTTCCAATAGGAGCCAACCATTTTGTTCCTCTTTGAGtttaatattattacatttttggTATGTAATAGAAATTGTCATTTCATTTCACATTAGCTATTGCCAGTCTATTTCATGGACTAAGATAATTAAACCTTCAGTGGAAAAACAGTAAACAGATTCTATAGACCTCTCAATGGTATATTGTTGGGTAGtagatcaaataaaaatttttgtcAAAGTTCATAAAAGTGTCCAATTTCCTTTAATACAATTAATGTATGATtatcaacaataaaataatgaaagtttgataCTTCAGTGCCCCGGGTATTTGAGAGGTTGAGAACTCCAGCTTCAGCGACTAATCAAAACTCACTCCTCACAACCtgtatttatatcttttaaaggtttaatacttttatatgtatgagtgtttcaccTGCACACATGGTTGTGCACCACCCAGGTGCTGTGCGCCTAGAGACCACAAGGAATCAGATCctctgtgagccaccacgtgagtACTGCAGACTTAAAAAGGGTACTCCGCAAGAGCAGCAGGGGCTCTTCACTACTAAGCCACTTCTCTAGCTCCTTTTGCATCTTTTAAAGAGGTGACTTAtagaaaagcataataaaatcaTAAGTAGTAATACAAAGATATAGACTATCACACTtacaatttcttttaaacaaaagtaaaaatatttttgagatagggcctcattATATAGCCCTCGCTGGCTTGAAACTCcatatgcagaccaggctagcctcaaatgcgGAGACTCACCCGTCTGTGCCTCCTttgtactggtattaaaggtatccCCACCACACTCAGCgagtacttttattttattttattatttttttaaagatgtatttattttttacttatacaatgttctgcctgcatgtttgcctgcagaccagaagagggcacagatggttgtgagccaccatgtggttgctgggaattgaactcaggacctctggaagagcagtcacttctcttaactgctgagccatctctccagcccccagcgagtacttttaaaatgtctatggtactcctttcctgtttctgtctgCTGCAACTCACCTTTAAGGGATTCCTATAAACATTTTATGagaataaaatgcttgctgtccAGTTTACAGCTATTACTTCAGCTATgagataactctttttttttttttttttttttttttatttttcgagacagcctttcctggaactagctctgtagaccaggctggcctcgaactcacagagatccgcctgcctctgcctcccgagtgctgggattacaggcgggcgccaccaccgcccggctatgagaTAACTCTTAAGCAAGTACTTTGGGTGACACGGCTTAGGTAAAAATAAAGGGGGCAAGGGAGAGAAAcgcttttatttgcatttccttgagCTGCCTTCTAAGTTGAATTGTGTAGCTGCTTGTGTTTTTCCAGTGGGGGTCCTTTCTCCAGTTTTCTAGGCACGTCTTGTGTATTTCCGCTTCGTTCtgttttattacaaatatttctCCCTGTCCACACCATCTCTCTCCGAACCCAGAAGGCCAAAATCCTAGAAAGCCAAGTTTCCAAGTTCCTTTCCGCTTTCGCATCACTCGAAGGGCGGAAGGATGCCCTTTCTGGCATTGAGCGGGCGATGCGCACGCGCACCAAGCCTACCCAAGCAATACCTCAGAAACGCCTCGGTTCCCCGGGACGGAACCAGACGAAAGACCCGGTTAGAGACAGAGAACTACATTTCCCAAAGTGCAATGCGAGAAATTGCAGGCGGCGATTGGGGCAAATTGTTGCGCGCTCGTCTGCCTGCTTTGGACTACACTTCCCGACACGACGTGCAAGGCGTTGCCAGCTGCGGGCCGAGGGCGGGTTGACGCGGGAGCTGGGGACGTGAGGCATGAGCGGCGCCCTCCCTCGGCCTGTGCGCGTCCTGCTACCTCCCCGGAGCGCGAGGGTCGCGCGGCACGGGGCCTAGCGGCGGGCGTCGGCGTTCCTAGGGGCAGGTGCAGCGGCGCGGGCGCCGGGGAGGGCAGCGGCCACCATGGAGGTGAGCGGGCCGGAAGACGACCCCTTCCTGTCGCAGCTGCATCAGGTGCAGTGCCCCGTGTGCCAGCAGATGATGCCCGCCGCGCACATCAACTCGCATCTGGACCGCTGCCTGCTGCTGCACCCCGCGGGGCACGCGGAGCCCGCGGCCGGGTCGCATCGCGCGGGGGAACGGGCCAAGGGGCCCTCGCCACCGGGCGCCAAGCGGCGTCGGCTGTCGGAGAGCTCGGCGCTGAAGCAGCCCGCCACCCCGACGGCGGCCGAGAGCAGCGAGGGCGAGGGCGAGGAGGGTGACGACGGCGGCGAGACCGAGAGCCGTGAGAGCTACGACGCACCGCCCACGCCCAGCGGCGCGCGCCTCATCCCTGACTTCCCGGTAGCCCGGTCCAGCAGCCCCGCTAGGAAGGGCTTGGGCAAGAGGCCGGCGGCCGCCGCCGCGGCGGGCAGTGCATCTCCGCGCAGCTGGGACGAGGCGGaggctcaggaggaggaggaggcaggggtggACGGCGATGGCGACGCGGACGTGGACGGCGAGGAAGACCCCGGGCACTGGGACGCGGACGCCGCCGATGCTTCGTTCGGAGTCAGCGCGGGCCGCTCGCATCCCCGGGCGCTGGCAGCCGAGGAGATCCGACAGATGCTGGAGGGCAAGCCGCTGGCAGACAAGATGCGTCCCGATACGCTGCAGGACTACATCGGGCAGAGTAGGGCCGTGGGGCAGGAGACTCTGCTCCGCTCGTTGCTGGAGACCAACGAGATCCCCTCGCTCATCCTGTGGGGTCCGCCAGGCTGCGGCAAGGTGAGTGTCACTCTTGCCGAGGGTCAGGTGCGGTCCTCAGAATTTCCGACCCCTCCCCGAGAGAGGGAGGCCTGGGGGCGCGGTCCCCGTGCTTGAGCCGAGTTTGCAAGGAGGAAGCAAGTATGTCATTTCCCCAGTTTCCCAAGACATCCTTGTTGGGcgttttccaaagaaaaatgcCTGAATTTCTTGGTTTGTGCGGAGGTGTGTAGTGATTCTAGCCATCTTTGTGTTCCTACGTACCCCCACATCCTTGATTTTTAGTGACCTAATTCCAAGCAAAGGGCATGCTGCAAAAATTTGGGAAGAAACATTTTGTAAGCTCCATTTGTTGTGGAAAagtaattaaattttttcctgttctactttttttccttcccactaGTTGGTTTATTCTAACTGGTTTTTGGAACTAATAGAAATCTCCCTTCTGTGCAGCGTTTCAACAGGCATTCCCATAACTTTCTCATATTGCCTTCCGCTTAAGAAAAGCATTCATGCTTTAGTGTCCTGTTCCATGTGTCACTTTACCACAGCCAGAGGAGATTGGCTAGGATATCATGGGTTTCGAGAACAGGTCACTGGAAGAGTACTTGAGAGAATGTGATAAATTGACAATCCTGTTCCTGCCCGTCCATAGGACAATAAAGAATGAGCCCAGGATTGGAATGTAAAGAACGCTTCTTGATTGCGGTTCAGGCTGCTTCAAACACATTTGTGATGTTAATCctgtttttctttgcagctcaTCTCAGCTACACCTCTTTACTTTTTGGAATGCATCATTCCTTTTGTGCCTTCTTGTGTTCATGTTCTCTTTGATCAAGCATAAATCAAATGTACCCCAGATAACAGTCCAGCCTCCAAAATAACATGCTAATTGTTTAGTTGTTGATGTCTTTCGGGCCCCTCCCGGATTTGGTGGTTCCTCTCTTTAGGGGCTTGCTCAGTAGCCTTGGCAGTAATCCTGACATCTGTGTAACACCATTAGAGTGCACATTGATGCTTGTAGGCTCTGCAAAGGTCTGCAGGGAGCTGAGTGGTGAGTCACGGAGGGTTGAATGTGAGAGATTTCTGGGCCAAGTCTGCTCAGTGAGGCAGTTGGTGGTAGTCACAAGCCCATATGACACGGGAGCCTAATTCCAAAAGGCACAGGTAAGCTGGGATTCGTTACTAAGCAGCCAGTGTCTGATGACACTCAACTGTACAACTCCCAGAAAATAAAGTGCTCAACAGTTTGCCATTCAGTAAGCAAccttcactttttctttatttccatttttaatactGAATTGCTAATTAATACTGAAGTACTAATTTAATACTGAAGTACTATCAGTAATggcaaatacatatttattgagcatcCATTAAATGCCAGGTACTGAATTAAGAGTTTTTTTCagtctttcctttgttttctggtaAGTACTAATAAGATCAaattcttgcttttaattttcttctagaGTGGACATTCAGAAGTGGCATGTAGCCACTTCACATACTAGCTGCTGTCACTGCATTCAGAAGccattcattttgcttttctcagCTAATCTGCTGGCTTCCCATTTGAGCTTGGTTCTGGGATCAACTCTTATCCAGGGGCCTTCAACATTATACTCTtggccaaaggagaaagaatttcTCTTTGGTGAGAGGTCACAGCTGTTACCCCAGCTTTGCTAAATCAGGACTGCTATTCTTTATTGGGATTCATAAGATCTTAAAGAGTCCACcaaaaaagaatcaaaaggaGTTAAGAGGAGGGGAGTGGTCAGAATTAACTATCTTCCCATCTtaattgtaattattttgttgttgtttttttttacaactcCATAGTCTCTCTGCTTCAGCATTCCGCCATGTTCAGTGTACTTGGTTAAATAGTTACGGTGCTACTTGTGGTACCATGTATGCTGCCCAGTCTGTCTGGTGAGTTTTTCAAACTCTGTTTATCATCTTTTTCTAGACCACCTTAGCTCACATCATAGCCAACAACAGCAAGAAGCACAGCATAAGGTTTGTGACGCTGTCTGCAACAAACGCCAAGACAAATGACGTGCGAGATGTCATAAAGCAGGCCCAGAATGAAAAGAGCTTCTTCAAAAGGAAAACCATCCTCTTTATTGATGAGATTCATCGGTTCAATAAATCTCAGCAGGTATATTaactttttactatttttcaGATATTATGTGCATAAACTAGGACACACAGAATGTAAGATCACAAAGCAGTATACAAATGCAACAGATGTTAACTGTCCTCAAGACACTTAGGCTGCCACCCATCTTCAAacttatttctccattttttttttcttttttgtatttttcgaTGACACGAGAATGCTTTCTCCCTCTGATAAATGGAATGATTGCTCTATCTCTGGCTTTCCATGTAAGAAAAGGATCTTTTGATCCAGTTTCCAACTTTTAGAGGCTTTTAATCTAAAAAGACATTGTGACCAGTTGCACTTGATCTAAAGATCTTTTTAAGGTTAGGGTATAAAGCACTTATCTAGCTTATGAAAACCCTGGATTCTAGCTCTTATCCCTCTCCCCCAaatttgtggttttatttctgCCCAGTATATGTATGTtccaaattattttctgttttctgtgccttCTAGCTCTagtcaagaaaaatattaaaagataatgttctaaatgtttattttaaggcCTTTAGACATAAAATGATACAATTTGATTTTATATAAAGCTTCATTTTGAATTACCTAAATAGAAAAATGGCTGTTTTTCaggcattcttttctctttgatttacATTGTTGCAGCTTTTTAACTGCAGGTAGAAATATTTCACAAAACTAATAAACCTTTTTTCTCCTAAGGTGAATCTTTTTGAGTAAAACAACACTTTAGAATTCTGCCTGACACTGGCTTCATGGTTTCACATGGGACCGTTGACCTGACATTTCCCCTTTAGACAGTATCTGGAGGTTATATATTCACCAGTGTTAAGAGCAGTAACAGGTTGTTTGAATACTTGTAGGGgaagaatattttagaaattctaACACTGTGTTCTTCTATAAAAAGCTGGCATGCAGTTGTACAGACTGTGTACTAGTTCAGCAATAGGGAGAAGGTACTTTTCTAAGCAAAGAAGTAGTTTATGTTGAAGTTGTTGGAATTGCTCTTATAGGTAGGTGGTAATTTACCATACTTTTTCAATAAGAGACCAGGCTTAGACACTGTACCCAAAAGTTGAGCTTTATACATGTTAATCAAGAGGGATACTCGTGAAATTGATCTGCTCTATCTGATGAGTGTTCTGAAAAGGTAAAATTAGGGAAATGAAAGAGTGGATAGACAACTTACATAGGGTTCTGCCCATGGCTGTTGAGTAGAATCactgtcttctcttttcctcccatgATTAGGACACTTTCCTTCCTCACGTGGAATGTGGGACGATCACACTGATTGGTGCAACCACGGAGAACCCTTCCTTCCAGGTCAATGCCGCTCTTCTGAGCCGATGTCGGGTGATTGTTCTTGAGAAGCTTCCAGTAGAGGCAATGGTGACTATTTTAATGAGAGCTATCAACTCACTGGGAATCCATGTCCTAGACTCTAGCCGTCCTACTGACCCTCTGAGCCACAGCGCTCCTGTAGCTCGGGCTGCTGACCCTCTGAGCCACAGCAGCAACTGCAGCTCTGAGTAAGTAGATTGTGCGCACTCCTGGACGCCCACACCTCCCTGAGAATCTCTTGGCAGAGGACCAAAGAGGGCTGGGCCTCAGCCAGTGGAGGGTTGGTGGCAGAGAATTGTCCATCTGGCTGTAAGGATAATAAACAAGAAGTGTTTAATCCTGCCCTCAAGACCTCCTTCGGGGGTCCCTTAAGTGCATTTTGTGGCTCCTCATAGGTGTGTCTATATCTTTTTGAGCTTTAATGCTGCTGTTACTGTAGTTACTGGGCATTTGCATTTATGCTTCATGCTTTTTCCTCGATCACTTGTTTTAAAGGTTTAGAAAGACTATAGTCTTATTTTAAAGGCTtcaagctgctttttaaaaagaggaaatagatCTATATTTCTAGAATTAATTTACACATCTTTGGAGATTTGTATTAGATTGTGATTTCTTTTGTCCCACAGTGTGTTTTCCAAGGTGTTGGGGAGAAGTTGCTGTAACTCTGATCATACAGTGACTTAAAACATTTTGCATACTCCAAAACTCATTCCCCTGGAAGTCAAGAAGTTAGTTGAAAGTGACAAATAAGAGGCTGTCTCATTCCTTTTGCTCCTCAGCTCTGCATCATGACTACCCTGTAGCGTTTGGATGATGAATCCATTTGATTTCTTGGGTCAGAGGTTCTCCTTTATTGTTGGAAATGTTCTTCTGAAGTCGTTTGTTCATGTGGTGGCTGAAATAACGCAGTGAACATAGTGTGGTCTGCAGAGAGGCTGTTGCCCTCCTCCTCAGGCCATGGACCAGACAGCTGCATGTGCTGCTCCAAGGCCAAGTTCTGGGGCCTCTTTTCAGTGAGGATTAAAGCGCTCAGGTTTTGGGTTTCAACAGTTCTCCCTGTGTCTGGATTCTCCCATTTGCTCTTGTCTTAGATGTAGGAAGAATGCCACATTGAAAACCTTGAAGTATTTGGCTAAGGACCCCAGAGCAGAATGAGGTTGCTTTATTATAGAGTACAGTTGTGATTGAATGGCCATTAGGACtgtggccagaaaaaaaaaaatgtggggccTGCTGTTATCTGTCCATTGTGCTCATAGCAGGAGCCCTGGTGGGCTGGGCTTGTGTAGGTCTCAGGTCATTGTATCTGGTATAATCTCTCAGTCCCTGACCCTTCACAAATAAATATGCAGGTACAGTGTTTACATTAAATCTACACACATTCTCCCACTCCCACATACTTTAAATTCTGATTAGATTgtttgtagtttaaaaaaaattgcagtcAACTCAATATCCTGCTCATGACAGACAAATGCTATACAACTGCTACGCTTCCACCTCCCTAGATTATAATGCTATATGACTAGCTCTTGTTCGCTATTGTATAGGGACTAGtgacaaagaggaaaagatttACACGTTTGTAAACAtgcattaaataaaacttttcagtCACAGATTGATTGAATTTGAAGATGCAGGGAATCTGTGGACCAACTGTAAACTCATTCCACCATGTAGTAAAgacaaactgaaaaggaaaaaggaaagaaaattcccAAGCTGTAGGAAACTATTATTATCCCATGTTCTGGTTGTTGTAATGTGTATGCAATTTTATGTCCTGTTGGTTCAGggtcttttttatttcatgtcattTCATGGGACTGGATTATCCAAGTTCTCCAGGTCTCCCACTCACTGCTTAGGCATGACTGAAATGCGGTCATAGAACTGTGGAGCCCGTCCTCATGAGGAGGCTTCTGTGCTTTAAGAGAGTTCTAGGTGACCTGCAGGCACATGAAGGAAGTGTGAGCAGATCCAGTGGAAGAATTCAGATATTATATGTTGCTAAACTAGTAGTCACATACTGAATAAATCAGTCACCCTTAACCTGCTAAAATTGTATTGCAGTCAATGCAAACCTCCAGTATCCAACATGTCTTAAGTTTTTCTCTGTCATTGATCCGGTTATGGCTTCTTTCATTCTTGCTTGTTTCTGTCTTCCACCTTTTTGGGAATGCTAAGAAAACAGGAGGCTGTCCTTGTTTATATCCCCAGCACCTGTTAAGTGTGTTTTGCATCCTTGGTGATTGCTTAGGGCATAAATCAATTCTAGCTTTTAATATGAGAGACATAGTTTATTCCTTAGTATCGT
This genomic window from Microtus ochrogaster isolate Prairie Vole_2 chromosome 16, MicOch1.0, whole genome shotgun sequence contains:
- the Wrnip1 gene encoding ATPase WRNIP1 isoform X2; translation: MEVSGPEDDPFLSQLHQVQCPVCQQMMPAAHINSHLDRCLLLHPAGHAEPAAGSHRAGERAKGPSPPGAKRRRLSESSALKQPATPTAAESSEGEGEEGDDGGETESRESYDAPPTPSGARLIPDFPVARSSSPARKGLGKRPAAAAAAGSASPRSWDEAEAQEEEEAGVDGDGDADVDGEEDPGHWDADAADASFGVSAGRSHPRALAAEEIRQMLEGKPLADKMRPDTLQDYIGQSRAVGQETLLRSLLETNEIPSLILWGPPGCGKTTLAHIIANNSKKHSIRFVTLSATNAKTNDVRDVIKQAQNEKSFFKRKTILFIDEIHRFNKSQQDTFLPHVECGTITLIGATTENPSFQVNAALLSRCRVIVLEKLPVEAMVTILMRAINSLGIHVLDSSRPTDPLSHSSNCSSEPSVFIEDKAVDTLAYLSDGDARTGLNGLQLAVLARLSSRKMFCKKSGQTYSPSRVLITENDVKEGLQRSHILYDRAGEEHYNCISALHKAMRGSDQNASLYWLARMLEGGEDPLYVARRLVRFASEDIGLADPSALAQAVAAYQGCHFIGMPECEVLLAQCVVYFARAPKSIEVYSAYNNVKACLRNHQGPLPPVPLHLRNAPTRLMKDLGYGKGYKYNPMYSEPVDQDYLPEELRGIDFFKQRRC
- the Wrnip1 gene encoding ATPase WRNIP1 isoform X1, which produces MEVSGPEDDPFLSQLHQVQCPVCQQMMPAAHINSHLDRCLLLHPAGHAEPAAGSHRAGERAKGPSPPGAKRRRLSESSALKQPATPTAAESSEGEGEEGDDGGETESRESYDAPPTPSGARLIPDFPVARSSSPARKGLGKRPAAAAAAGSASPRSWDEAEAQEEEEAGVDGDGDADVDGEEDPGHWDADAADASFGVSAGRSHPRALAAEEIRQMLEGKPLADKMRPDTLQDYIGQSRAVGQETLLRSLLETNEIPSLILWGPPGCGKTTLAHIIANNSKKHSIRFVTLSATNAKTNDVRDVIKQAQNEKSFFKRKTILFIDEIHRFNKSQQDTFLPHVECGTITLIGATTENPSFQVNAALLSRCRVIVLEKLPVEAMVTILMRAINSLGIHVLDSSRPTDPLSHSAPVARAADPLSHSSNCSSEPSVFIEDKAVDTLAYLSDGDARTGLNGLQLAVLARLSSRKMFCKKSGQTYSPSRVLITENDVKEGLQRSHILYDRAGEEHYNCISALHKAMRGSDQNASLYWLARMLEGGEDPLYVARRLVRFASEDIGLADPSALAQAVAAYQGCHFIGMPECEVLLAQCVVYFARAPKSIEVYSAYNNVKACLRNHQGPLPPVPLHLRNAPTRLMKDLGYGKGYKYNPMYSEPVDQDYLPEELRGIDFFKQRRC